In Immundisolibacter sp., the following proteins share a genomic window:
- a CDS encoding glutathione binding-like protein encodes MIDLYMWPTPNAHKITMFLEETGLPYRTVEVNIGAGDQFKPQFLAISPNNKMPAIVDPDGPDGQPISVFESGAILIYLAEKTGRFLPAAPRARYEVLQWLMFQMASVGPMLGQAHHFRDYAPEKLPYAIDRYSNESRRIYNVVEKRLADRDYVAGEYSIADMAIFPWFLHHERQGVDLGELPNVRRWMDAINARPATVRALAVMADRRPPKPGPQDQLQREILFGSKQFEKR; translated from the coding sequence ATGATCGATCTGTACATGTGGCCGACGCCCAACGCCCACAAGATAACGATGTTTCTGGAGGAAACCGGCCTGCCGTACCGCACCGTGGAGGTCAACATCGGCGCCGGCGACCAGTTCAAGCCGCAGTTTCTGGCCATCAGCCCGAACAACAAGATGCCGGCCATCGTCGACCCGGACGGTCCGGACGGCCAGCCGATCAGCGTGTTCGAGAGCGGCGCGATCCTGATCTATCTGGCCGAAAAAACCGGCCGCTTCCTGCCCGCCGCGCCGCGTGCCCGCTACGAGGTCTTGCAGTGGCTGATGTTCCAGATGGCCAGCGTCGGGCCGATGCTGGGCCAGGCGCACCACTTTCGCGACTACGCGCCGGAAAAACTGCCCTACGCCATCGACCGCTACAGCAACGAATCGCGGCGCATCTACAACGTGGTCGAGAAACGCCTGGCGGATCGCGACTACGTGGCCGGCGAGTACTCCATCGCCGACATGGCGATTTTCCCGTGGTTCCTGCACCACGAGCGCCAGGGCGTGGACCTGGGCGAATTGCCCAACGTGCGCCGCTGGATGGATGCCATCAATGCCCGCCCGGCCACGGTGCGCGCCCTGGCCGTGATGGCCGACCGGCGCCCGCCCAAGCCCGGCCCGCAGGACCAGCTGCAGCGGGAAATCCTGTTCGGCAGCAAGCAGTTCGAGAAGCGCTGA
- a CDS encoding NUDIX domain-containing protein codes for MIRHLILDWAGTLADDRALTLAATNDTLAHFGAAPVDEATYRREFTLPVERFYRRFIGERPREQIDAVFFGHFAQRMAQSQLFAEVPALLHVCRLRGVALSICSSVPTEILNGLLTRLGLREFFGHIGGGAADKIPVLQQIVASAPFRPDETLYVGDTPHDIEAAHAAQVIAGAALYGYATEERLRAARPDHAFQSVRDIIDLIDREHLLAHERRVIATVGGLLVADTGELLLIRTAKWSGRWGLPGGKIDYGETMLDAYRREMREETGIEVEHAAWLCIQDCIESPEFTQPRHFLLINYVSRLAGRPEPRKNYESTQIGWFSPAQVADMDLNQPTRAAMALAREHGLLNR; via the coding sequence ATGATTCGCCACCTGATCCTGGACTGGGCCGGCACGCTGGCCGACGACCGCGCCCTGACCCTGGCCGCCACCAACGACACGCTGGCGCACTTTGGCGCCGCGCCGGTGGACGAGGCCACCTACCGGCGCGAGTTCACGCTGCCGGTGGAGCGCTTTTACCGGCGCTTCATCGGCGAGCGGCCGCGCGAGCAGATCGACGCGGTGTTCTTTGGCCATTTCGCGCAGCGCATGGCGCAGTCGCAGCTGTTCGCCGAGGTGCCGGCGCTGCTGCACGTCTGCCGCCTGCGCGGGGTGGCGCTGAGCATCTGTTCGAGCGTGCCGACCGAGATCCTGAACGGACTGCTGACCCGGCTTGGCCTGCGCGAATTCTTTGGCCACATCGGCGGCGGCGCGGCGGACAAGATTCCGGTGCTGCAGCAGATCGTGGCCAGTGCACCGTTTCGACCGGACGAGACCCTGTACGTGGGCGACACCCCGCACGACATCGAGGCCGCCCACGCGGCGCAGGTCATCGCCGGCGCGGCGCTGTACGGCTACGCCACCGAAGAGCGCCTGCGCGCCGCGCGGCCGGATCACGCGTTCCAGAGCGTGCGCGACATCATCGACCTGATCGACCGCGAACACCTGTTGGCCCACGAGCGGCGTGTGATCGCCACCGTCGGCGGCCTGCTGGTGGCCGACACCGGCGAGCTGCTACTGATCCGCACCGCCAAATGGTCCGGCCGCTGGGGCCTGCCGGGCGGCAAGATCGACTACGGCGAGACGATGCTGGACGCCTACCGGCGCGAGATGCGCGAGGAAACCGGCATCGAGGTCGAACACGCCGCCTGGCTGTGCATCCAGGACTGCATCGAGAGTCCCGAATTCACCCAGCCGCGGCACTTCCTGCTGATCAACTACGTGTCGCGCCTGGCCGGCCGGCCCGAGCCGCGCAAGAACTACGAATCCACGCAGATCGGCTGGTTCAGCCCGGCGCAGGTCGCCGACATGGACCTGAATCAGCCGACCCGGGCTGCCATGGCGCTGGCCCGAGAACACGGATTGCTGAACCGCTGA
- a CDS encoding class II aldolase/adducin family protein has translation MDESALRQLLIDTGRQSVRRGLNRGTSGNVSVRLPGGFLITPTGIPYDELGAADLVHLDAHGVAAPGQRKPSSEWRFHCDIYAARPEVGAIVHTHSRYASALACQRRELPAFHYMVAAAGGDSVRCADYATFGTAELSANALVALEDRRACLLANHGVIATGANLTSALALAEEIESLAGQYCAALATGTPVLLDADEMARVVARFESYGKQDNP, from the coding sequence TTGGACGAGAGCGCCCTTCGCCAGTTGCTGATCGACACCGGCCGCCAGAGCGTGCGCCGGGGTCTGAATCGCGGCACCTCCGGCAATGTCAGCGTGCGCCTGCCGGGCGGCTTCCTGATCACGCCGACTGGCATTCCCTACGATGAGCTGGGTGCCGCCGACCTGGTGCATCTGGACGCCCATGGCGTCGCGGCGCCGGGGCAGCGCAAGCCCTCGTCCGAGTGGCGTTTCCACTGCGACATCTATGCCGCCCGGCCCGAGGTCGGCGCCATCGTGCACACCCATTCGCGCTATGCCAGCGCGCTGGCCTGCCAGCGGCGCGAGCTGCCGGCCTTCCATTACATGGTGGCGGCGGCCGGCGGCGACAGCGTGCGCTGCGCCGACTACGCGACCTTTGGCACCGCCGAGCTCTCGGCCAATGCCCTGGTCGCGCTGGAAGATCGTCGCGCCTGCCTGCTCGCCAACCATGGCGTGATTGCGACCGGCGCGAACCTGACGAGCGCCCTGGCGCTGGCCGAGGAAATCGAGTCCCTGGCCGGCCAGTACTGCGCGGCGCTGGCCACCGGCACGCCGGTGCTGCTGGACGCGGACGAGATGGCGCGCGTGGTGGCGCGGTTCGAAAGTTACGGCAAACAGGACAATCCCTGA
- a CDS encoding glutathione S-transferase N-terminal domain-containing protein encodes MQLIYARPSPYSRKVRVTALEKGLADRVEEILASPMEDPAVLLDINPLGKVPALRLDDGQCLYDSWVICEYLDSLAPAPRLIPDGTERFAVLRRAALADGVLDAAVTARLELLRPESMRWAPWTDRQRRAIERGLAAMEQDVAALGPALTLAHIEFAVTLEYLDFRLPDLAWRAGHPALAAWLGEFSQRPSMLATAPQPS; translated from the coding sequence ATGCAACTGATCTATGCCAGGCCGTCCCCCTACTCGCGCAAGGTGCGCGTGACGGCGCTGGAGAAGGGCCTGGCGGACCGGGTCGAGGAAATCCTCGCCAGCCCCATGGAAGACCCCGCCGTGCTGCTGGACATCAACCCGCTGGGCAAGGTGCCGGCGCTGCGCCTGGACGACGGCCAGTGCCTGTACGACAGCTGGGTGATCTGCGAATACCTCGACAGCCTGGCGCCCGCACCGCGGCTGATTCCGGACGGGACGGAGCGCTTTGCCGTGCTGCGCCGGGCGGCGCTGGCCGACGGCGTGCTGGATGCGGCGGTCACCGCGCGCCTGGAACTGCTGCGCCCGGAGTCCATGCGCTGGGCGCCGTGGACCGACCGCCAGCGGCGCGCCATCGAGCGCGGCCTGGCGGCCATGGAACAGGACGTGGCCGCGCTCGGCCCGGCGCTGACGCTGGCGCACATCGAGTTTGCGGTCACGCTGGAGTATCTGGACTTTCGCCTGCCGGACCTGGCCTGGCGCGCCGGCCACCCGGCACTGGCTGCGTGGCTGGGCGAGTTCAGCCAGCGCCCGTCCATGCTGGCCACCGCACCGCAGCCGTCCTGA
- a CDS encoding AEC family transporter codes for MYLDLLPVFVALAAGWLWRRHAPGGVDAAHMAQALNMLMIYLTGPALIFAIMSRASLNLELMVIPAAGYVCSLGGLLLAAAAYRFAGQRLGLSPQGRGAMLLAAGFANGSIALPVVVSLFGHEGMPVVFAYDLIATTLLIWTVGVAVAARHAEGANRVSLGREILRLPPAWAVFAALAVNLLGLPVPDRVVTTLRYVGDAGIPLMVFVVGLSLRLGALRRLGAAVPALLIRQVAGPALGLAFAYAFGLRGETLAVLGVAMASACPAVGVILCHRYRLDTELYGAALTASILIYLVLAPLYRSLLMG; via the coding sequence GTGTACCTCGACCTGTTACCGGTTTTCGTTGCCCTGGCCGCCGGCTGGCTGTGGCGTCGGCACGCGCCCGGCGGCGTCGACGCCGCCCACATGGCGCAGGCGCTGAACATGCTGATGATCTACCTCACCGGCCCGGCGCTGATCTTCGCCATCATGTCGCGGGCCTCACTGAACCTCGAATTGATGGTGATCCCCGCGGCTGGCTATGTGTGCAGCCTGGGCGGGCTGTTGCTGGCAGCGGCGGCGTACCGCTTCGCCGGCCAGCGCCTGGGCCTGTCGCCGCAGGGTCGCGGCGCCATGCTGCTGGCGGCCGGCTTTGCCAACGGCTCGATCGCCCTGCCGGTGGTGGTCAGCCTGTTCGGGCACGAGGGCATGCCGGTGGTGTTCGCCTATGACCTGATCGCCACCACGCTGCTGATCTGGACCGTCGGCGTGGCGGTGGCGGCGCGCCATGCCGAGGGCGCGAACCGGGTCTCGCTGGGCCGCGAAATCCTGCGCCTGCCGCCGGCCTGGGCAGTGTTCGCGGCGCTGGCGGTCAACCTGCTCGGCCTGCCGGTGCCGGATCGGGTCGTCACGACGCTGCGCTATGTCGGCGATGCCGGCATCCCGCTGATGGTGTTCGTGGTCGGCCTGTCGCTGCGTCTGGGCGCCCTGCGCCGCCTCGGCGCGGCGGTGCCGGCGCTGTTGATACGCCAGGTGGCCGGGCCGGCGCTGGGGCTGGCGTTTGCCTATGCCTTCGGCCTGCGGGGCGAGACGCTGGCGGTGCTGGGCGTGGCCATGGCCTCGGCCTGCCCGGCGGTGGGCGTGATCCTGTGCCACCGCTACCGCCTGGATACGGAGCTGTACGGCGCCGCGCTGACCGCGTCGATACTGATCTATCTAGTGCTGGCGCCGCTGTACCGCAGCCTGCTGATGGGCTGA